ggaattgtggtttgtaagctagtttactttactttatgtttaaaaaccacctatgagtgagtaaattTGATaagtgtctttctgtgtttgggttacctcactcaaaataatattttctagttccatccattttcctgcaaaattcaagatgtttttattttttctgctgtgtagtactccattgtgtaaatgtaccatctTTGTTTGAGGGGTATTTAAAGCTTTTATAGTTATGTATCACTTGATGGTGGCACATTTGAAGAAATTTTATTCAGCAGGTTGAAATTTTTTAAGCCTACCAAACACTCAGTGTATATAACTGTGTGTAATTAACTTAAAATCTTTTTAGCCTTAATTTTAATGCTGATTGATGTTTTGCtagcatgtatatttgtgcaccatATGTATGTGTTATATCCATTTGGAATGGAGCTatggttgtgagccttcatgtggaTGCTTGGAACCAAATTCCAGCCCTCTCTTTGGCTTCCCAGCCTCTCTTGTGAAAAAGAATCTCACTATGAATTCAttgctggtctggagctcacttAGTAGACAAGGATggtcctaaaattaaaaaaaaaattatctgccCCTGCCTGTATATCCATGTAGTGGCCAACAAACTCTGAGCCTTGTTTTCTGGTTTggaatttttagaaataaaatagaggGCCTGAAATGGACATCtatatctctatttttaaaatgtttaatagttTAGGGGAAACAATTACCCGACATTTATAGAAACctgtctatataatgttactaaAGGAGTATGAaagaaataatagataaataaagggCATGAGGCTGCAGGTGGCTTTAAGGCACACaggtctttttccttcttctccacaGAGGGCACAAGTCTCTGTTTCTCCTCTTGTTTACTGTCAGTAGTGGTCAGAATCTATCATCTTACAAGCAAGTGTAATTCTGATTCCACTTGTGATGtgatgtgggataatgctcttgtaaagatttgtcacttgtattggtttaattaaatgctgattagccagtatccaggcaggaagtataggtggagtgtgcacactaggaaaattctgggaagagggaaggcagagatagtcaccatacagaggaagcaagacgaaaatgctgcactgagaaaagataccaagtcaaGTATTTGAATAGAtagaagaattatgggttaatttaagttgtaagagttagttaataataagcctgatctaataggccaaaataaattaatatgtaattaatataaacctctgtgttttGGGGGGACTGAATGACTATGGGCCCATGTGGAACAGTAACTTCGGTCTACAGTGTTGAGCCTCTTGCCTTAATTAATCCACCTATGTAGTAGAATGAACAATTCCACTGCAGCAGCATAAAGTCATACACAGGCTCATGCAAAACATTCAACCACCCTCAGCATTTGCTCTTACATAATAGATTATTCTACTTTTGCACTAGTAGGAAGTAATTGATAGAATATCTGTAAACCAAAATAGTTTTTACATGACATGCCTTTGTAATCCTGGCAATCCTCAAATGGTGCATAAAGATAGAAAAGCCATTTGATAGCATAGAGTTGACATACCATTGTCAGTAGAGAtacattctttatttttgttttttgtttctctgatattgtttttcttgtctagtattttttgttgttcctttaaaaaagaaatgccctGCTCCATTTCTTTAAGTTATGTTCTGTAAATCTGAGAATTTGGCTTACTGTTACCTTTTGTGTGATTCATTTGAGTCTGGGTTGATTAATTAATACTTACCTCTTCCATCTAGAAATGTTTGCATAAATGTTTCTATAGTATTTGAGGCTTCAAGTATAACCATAAAATTTGAATAATGAAAGTAGGAGGTCAAAATATCTTTAGGATTTCTGTAGATATAAAGAATCTGTAGATAGAATTGTGGAATTATTTCTTTAAGCAAATCTTGGTTATGCTTATaagtttttaaatacaattttataatatttgattGTGACAATAAGTGCAATTTTTTATTCTAGTCTTTGAGCTATACAAAGTCAAGtgcttattatttatattttggtgtTCCACAGAGTACTGTAATAAACAACCTTTCTCTATGGCATTTCATGTTTACGAATGTAGCTCAAAAGGAGGTCAAGATCATATGGgtacacccactaaaacagtctacctgagctaatggtaaCTAACTCCAACCCAACATGGAAGGAATAAGCATATGTCCAAACTAGTCCCATTGAGTGgggctgacagttgtatggctggggcagtctgaggGGCcagtggcagtggcaccaggatttattcctactgcttgtactggctttttgggaaacttttctctttggatggataccttgctcaatctaGGGAGAGttgagagggccttggactttgcccaaagcaatgtaccttgttctttctgagaagtggatggggagtgAGCAGTCGTAAATTgagtgaatgggaggaggggagggattggagataaatctgaaaacaaaaactaataatcATATTGGTATAACTAGTTATCTacttataatctttaaaaatgagtttttccttcatatctttcagaaaattaatttaaacatgAGTTAAGAGCATAAGTAGTATAAAAACTCACATAGAAATAATAATCTGTGGGCATCTGTCCACAACATTAAAACCTGAGTATCTACTGCAGGAGGAGGAGCTCATGCCAGCTCTGGCTACATGAAATACTCtcttaagaaaaggaaataatgtaagggatggaggaaaagaataagaaagaaaagccaaaaccCAAAGAACATATCTCAATAAACCtcttaaagaaagtcaagaataccattaaaaaaaaagaaacaatcaaacaagtgaaagaaatggttcaagacttgaaaattcaaatagacgcaataaagaaaacaaaaactgaggaaaTTCTAAATGTGGAAAATCAGTGTAAATGAGCAGGaactacaaatgcaagcataaccaacagaatgaaAGAGTTGGAAGAGAGTCTTGGGCACTGactataaaatagagaaaaaagtttcatcagtcaaagaaaaaaattaatccaataaattcttagcacaaaacatccaggaaatcaaCGACACCATGAAacgaccaaacctaaaaataatagggattgAAGAAGGAGAATATCagctcaaaggcatagaaaatattcaTCAAAATCATAGAAATCTTTCCCACCCAAAAGAAGGaaatgcctatgaaggtacaagaaacatGCAGACACCGATTACAttagaaaccccccccccccaaaaaaaagtcctcttgccatATAGTAATcgaaacactaaacatacagaataaaggaaagaaaatattaagatcTCCTTGGTAAACTGGGAGGAGGGTATAAGGGAGggtttggaaaataaaaacatgatgaATCAACAAGACCGAGTTAGGGGTGAACAATGAGGAAGATATCTTTATAGAGGAAGTTAGGGAGAATaaacctggtactagagaaattctcaggaatccatgTGGACGACTCCATGCCagactcctagtaatagtggagagggtatctgaaagggcttttttttttttttttttttttttttttttttttttttccgagacagggtttctctgtagcttttggttcctgtcctggaactaactcttgtagattaggctggcctcgaactcacagagatctgcctgtctctgcctcccgagtgctgggatttttgtttattcagattaatgactactgtagagagccgcgtggagtcacacctgatggcaatgtgtagagagctgtgtggagctgcacctgatggtgctggctcctgccctccacAATCCCAAAAgagagtgctctctgtgataatcaactcctaatatcaactaggcctgacttatgctattatcacgcaatgattgtcagctgcttgcatatgcgtgaacctatgggcagtgcccacctggcaatctggggttggcggcccaggcctacttaagggctgggagaggtttgcggggggggggggggggcggcacgTTGACAAAagttcctgaataaactgcagcaggaagagctccggtgttgcgtccttcttgctggccgagggggaccgcgacagactaccctaattgtcatcatagattCTACATCCATACTTGATGGCAgtgacccacagtcaaacactgagctgagctcctggAATTcatttgaagagagggaggacagaTCAAAATAACAAAGGatgccaagaccatgatggaaaaTCCCAGAGAGACACCTGACCTGAGCAAGTGGGTACTCAGAGACTATGGACTGACAggtggggaacctgcatgggactgaactagaccctctaaatgtgggtgacaaaTATGTGGTTTGATCTTTTGGAGGGGGCCTGGCAGTCACCCCAAGAcctatcccaggtgcatgaaTCTGCTTTTCAGAGTCTGTTCCCTATAttgggataccttactcaggcTTGATATTAGGGGTAGGGGCTTGCTCCTGCCTCAAATTAGTATTCCAGATCTTGTTGATTTCTGAAGGAAGGCCTTTCTCCCTCTGAGAAATGgatgggaaatgggaggagaggaggtgggggatggAAGAAAAGATTAGAGGGGGAACCGGTGTTGGTATAtagaatgaaaatttatttttaaccaaaaatatgaaaaataacaatgaaaagaaaaatcagttttataaaactaaaattgaGAATGTTGttgatgaaaacacaaacagtggagATGAggtaaaatagattcatatctagaAGTGATAGAAAGCAAACTGACCAGAAGAATGTAGTAAAATATTGGGCTAATGATAGACACtttccacaaaaacaaaaataatgatggCCAATAAACATCCTACATGGTACTTCCATTATAAGGATGGGGAAGCAAATTAAGATACATTTGAGACACCTCTTCCTAGATGCCATGTTGATAAACATCTAAAAGTCTGATATGTCACGTTACTAGGGAAACGCTAAGAAGTCATCTATTGAGCATTTCTGCAAGAAATGACAAATACACTTTCTTCAGAATTACTGCACCACCTTTGCAAGTGGAGTACTCTGGTTACTGTGACTCTGCAGCTCTATTCATGGGTGTGAGTTCTAGGGAAGCTGGTGGAAGAGTACCAGGAGACACACTcaagaatgttcatagcagctgcATCACAGTGGCAAAACATTAGAACAGACTAATTATTCAATACTTAGAGAAGGTATTTCATGGGTGCAGTAAATCAGTAAACTCTATGACatactttgacttttttgttCTTGAAAACTTTTGGCACCAAATAATACgggaggtgggaagaaaagaTACGAGGTAATGGCATTTTGGCAAAGTCCACATTATGAATATTGTACTCAAAGAATGGTGCTCTATCTATTGTTTGGATGGTTTCAGTGTTGTTCCGGTGGCCCTCAAAATAAATCAGGCTGAGGATCTGTTGTGTCCAGATGGTACCTGTAAGAACAAATAACAATCCCGTTTTCAATGCTGAAGTAGGTTTTAATAATTAATACCAATAGTAATGTATCCGTTTTACAAATAATTTGGtgctctcttttcctttcacatGCTAGGCATGCTTGGACATGCCACTTTTTCATTCCCCTTTGTCTGTAATGAACACTCACATCAGTAAGGCTGAATTCTACAACTCTTTGTTCCCTTCTCAGTTACAAAGATGTAATTGGTAATGAGAATCCAGATAATTCTTGTAGTATTGTTGAAATGACAGTATGTGGAAAGGAGAATATTTGTGCACTTATTAACAACCCAAAATACCGGgtagttgtggcacacacctttaatccccgtaaTTgcaaggcagaggtagatggatctctgtgagttcgaggccagcctggtctacaagagctaggtgcaggacaggttccaaagtgacagagaaaccctgtcttgaaaaaacaaaacaaaattgatgTGAGAGTTCCCTatatgtgctgtgattatcattaatgataAAGAAACCAATTTGGTCTGTcaatagggcaaaacttaggtaggtagggaggactggactgaatgtgGGAGAAAGAATGTTGGTGTCTAGGACATGCCATAGCTCCTCTGCTGGAGATagaagtgctgaaactttgctggtaggccatgaccttatggtgatatacagattaatagaaatgggtttaattaagatgtaagagttagccaataagaagctagagctaatgagccaagcagtgatttaatttatacagtttctgtgtgattattttggttctgggcagctgggacgaacaagcagttCCCtgccacacaaaataaacaaaacaaaacaaacaaacaaaaaacaaagacatatgCCTTATGACCTATTTATTCCACTCACCAGATTTTGGATATGTGACTATGAAGACATCATCATCTCTAATTTCCTGATCATCCATGTTTTCCGCtatgttcattttaaataaagttctTTCAAAGTTATAGCCTCTGAAGTTAAGTAAATATTCATCTTGATTGTCCATAGTGATTTACCTAGaaggaaaaattacaaaattttctTCTCTATCATACTATTTTCCAAGAGTGAGTAATGCTTTTGAGTGGTCTACATGTGCCAAGCACCACTGAAATGTCCCTcacatattaatatttattataataagcaCTTACATatgctatattttttaaaagaatcttatgttactacatttttattatcactctgtaaaatatgaagaaacaaacaTAGCAGGAACTTAGAAAGATTTTTCTCTAATTCCAGATGGAAAGGTGATCTTAGTTCTAAACATACAGGAAATTGGGGTACAGAGGATGCAACCAACCAAGTTATTCAAGGTTGTCCAGCTTGTCAAGTTAGAAAGAAGATAGAAAACAATTGGGGCAGAGTACATGTTTGTAACtgaaatgtttctttgtaaaataaatttttattttttatatagggGCCATATTATACAGGTTCATAGATCTACATTGTATGCCAGCCATAATTCTGAGCATCCTTCATGGCACAATTTGCACCTTCCACACAGAAGGTGGTCACCTAGCCTTTTTAGACAACCTGATGCCACCCTAAACAAAGGGTTAGGATATGCTAATGTcattctgctccttctattgtaatttaggaGGTTGCCTGAGGAAGAGGTGTTATTTCAGTCTACATGATAGAGCAGCCATAGTTGTGGAAGTTACCTAACTTATTCAGACCTGCTacccaggaaacagaatgctaatgaattccccatcagtttttcttttgacataaaagctgtttggataataaatgtgggtgatcttcaggatttgaatgagCCCTGAGATGCCCTCTTGATAATGCCCTGTGACCTCTGCCTCAATTATTCCCATGCCTCCACTCTGGttcaagaaataattttgttgtGGTTGGACCCCATCATAGTGGCATCCAATGTGGGGCTTATCAGTGAACCctaaaaaaaacactgaaaagtgACCAGATGTATGGAGGAG
This genomic window from Chionomys nivalis chromosome 2, mChiNiv1.1, whole genome shotgun sequence contains:
- the LOC130867644 gene encoding amine sulfotransferase-like, yielding MDNQDEYLLNFRGYNFERTLFKMNIAENMDDQEIRDDDVFIVTYPKSGTIWTQQILSLIYFEGHRNNTETIQTIDRAPFFEYNIHNVDFAKMPLPRIFSSHLPYYLVPKVFKNKKVKILYIYRNPKDILTSYFHYSNFMVILEASNTIETFMQTFLDGRGLAGYGVSGGTETPTSRPSMLHEGIQVTDLVESLSSWVHHVQYILSQGKANHAGDWLNEKRACLPHHYKTT